DNA from Brassica napus cultivar Da-Ae chromosome C4, Da-Ae, whole genome shotgun sequence:
AATTTGTATATGAATTTTAATCATATAGCACCTACCGCAATCTGATCTTTTGACTGATTGGACAATACCAATTTACAAATTTCATTTAATTCCTTAGCTTAAACACCAAGACTCTAAAATTAAGGAATCAAAATCTCAATCACGCTGCTATTCGATCAGGTTAATTTacaaagttaatatttttttctatatgttgatttcttaattatattacttccgtaattttaaaattggcAACTAAAAGTTAGGAATTCATTCGTTTTGATTGTGGCgagagaatattattttttctctaatCTTTCGTAACCAAAACCCTATAAGTGATCCTTATATATATCCACGGTTTGACAAGCATCGACATCATAACATACTATTTTTCTACCtagcaaaaaaaattgtcatttaTTTCATCTCTCACTTGAAGCCAAAGAAGTCTATGTGGAAAATTAAAGTGAAAGTTATAAAacttatatttgtattttattattctattgcctatgtttcgttttattttatattgataatttatattatgaaaacaataattctattgcttttgttttgttttatcttaaattcataataaatttatataagttttgctTATTCTTATAGATTTATttccataaaatatatttaaactgcaccaataaattaatctatatagttttaaagttatattttttttaattccatgAGTCCGTGCCTGGTGCAAATTACCACCTAATGTTACATTATTACAGATAAAGTTTTGTtgacaaaacaaacaaagtatAGAATGCATGtcctaaaaaaaacaaagtatccatttatttttgataatatCAACATCCCATGTGCCGTAATTTTCTGGCCTTTCCTCTCATATACTTTCACTTTAttccttatattttattttaaaaaaatatcaagagGCAGGAATATAAATATTGAGGTTTTGGTGGGGAAATGAGGTACCCTAAGACTAAACACAAGGGGTAAGTTGTTGCGTCAGTGAATAGTGACTAATATTGATCCCACACTCTGACCTTCTTTCTCTTGTCTCCCATGCTTCGCTATTTTGTCCTCTTTTAGTGTTTATCAATTGGTTTTATTCAAGGTTCGAAATAGCGCTAGGCGTGAATCGGACAGTTAGCATGTGCCTAGCGAGTTAGCAAAATCTCGGAGTTTACTAGGGGATTAATATGGCATTAGTTtatcatattataattttattcatattaaaattttaaaatttaaggtaATATATTTAACGATGCGAATGAGAACAATGTTTTTTCACAGCTAGAATGGTAAATGCACTCTTCTAAAACTACCAAGGGACAAGTTTGATACCTTTCCTTCATGTATTTAGACTTTTTTTActcatttatattaaataagggcataaacataatttttgaatcttcttcttcctgaCCTAATTATTTTCCTGCGTGCCGTCACTGTTATCATGAAAGtttctatctatttttttactaaattaactcgTTTAGTTCACAAAATCAACTCGACTTCTACTTAAAAACACTAAATCATGCGTTTAATACAcgtttttgacccaaaaaacaacaaagtttgaagattttttttatttccgcGTTTTTCCTCGAATTGGATAAAATCTCCACGGTTCTTCACCGCCTACCGCGTACTTGGCGAGTAAATGGCCTCTGCAGCCGCGTTTTAGAATTATTCAAACTGATTGTCAAACTCCAAACAAATAAATACATCATTATCACTGCTGTGCttgaattataaatttaattacacaATTGATAATTTCATTCTTCATGTTAAAATGAGCTTTCTCTAAATTAAGATATACTTTGCAAATCAAGTTATTACGGTGGCTATAATTGTATAATCACCATAATATTTTCTaatgatttaattaaatattcaaattttagcaaaaaaaaattaaataaaatgttagttTTTTCGGTAATGCGAATAAATTGTGATTTTATGAAACAAACTAAAGAAGTAAACACCATCATACTCATCACCTACTCCGGTCTGCATTTTCGTACATAACAAAACAAGTACGTAAATACTGCAAAACCAGGGCTCTCCTTATGCAACCAAGCAACAAAGAGAAATGTGTTGGTCAAGTGAGGAACACAAAGAACAATGTAAAGTATGACAAAaaccaacaaaagaaaatttatcatatattagacattctttgtctaattctccaatgtgagatttagtttgttatctcacattctcctcatcaaactaaggatcacattcatcTCGTGTTCCACAATTGACTTCCAGAATCTTTTGACTTGATCTCCGCCACACACCTCTCATTCCTAACTCATAGGATACCATTCATCTCTCGAAGGGTATATTGGTCTTTTGCATATTTCTCGtcaaccgctctgataccaattgttgggattgtgtgagcccatgtccaactctatattatatgattagtatgatattgtccactttgggcctaagAGCGCTGGCCCGCATGAATTTACTTTTGGGCTCctttccaaaaggcctcgtaGTATTaaagttggacatctctttatatattagacactcattgtctaattctccaatgtgggacttagtttgttatctcaCGGTTTCAATAGCTGAACAGATTGATTCCATTTTGAATCTGATAATGGAAAACCTTCTCGGTCAAGCGTCATAAGCTCAAGAGAATCACAGATACGCCAAATATTTCAGACAGCTGAGCTTTATTGGCCCACCCATATCCAATCTGTAAAGCGCAACCACGAGACCTGCCACGACCTCGAGCAGAAAACGAGTCCGAAAATCCAATAAGCTAATAACAACGACTAACCTCATGTCCAGTTTTTCGACAATGTGGGCACAAGTAAGATGCACGACCACAAAACTAAGAATTAGAGAGAGAAACTTGTGATGAGAACCTCACAACGTTAGGAAAAAATTGAGAGGTATACGAGTAATGCTCTGTAAGCTCAGGAAAAAGGAGCTTGACGGATTGTGAAACAGAGGACGTGTTGCACATACTGTTGGATGTGTAACTTGCTGTTACAAGTCAATTATGCGACGATGACGTGTCGATCACTCATTGGGTCCAGGAGATTACTTTGGCGTGAAGCAAATAAGATCTGGAAGATTTAGGCTTATCATAATATTAGGAAAATAAGATATTGTGTTAAGGGTATTTAACCTGGTTACTTTGGGTAGATCTAGGTTAGCCATTTAGATTGAAAAAGCTTGAGCAAGAGAATTGTTCTTGGAAGCTTAAGAAAGACGAGTGACTTGTTAGTGCAGCTCGTGCTTTCTGTTTCGTGAGATTAGAAATTGGTCCGTCTCTAGTCGTGTGTGACTGAGAGTAATTCGGATTAAACAGATCTAGGAAGATTGTTTAACAGATTTCTAATATACAAGAAAGAGTTCTTGATATCTCGTGTTTCTGTTCCAAATACTGGTAGTCTCTGAACtttcatttggtatcagagcaggaaACCTCTATGGTATCATACACTACTGACAGGTTGAGATCCTGCGGATTTCATGGACACCATGAAGGAACTATTAGGGATTCAGAAACCTATCATGCTGGACAGCTGTAACTTCGGTCATTGGAAGGCAAGGATGTGACAACTGATTAGAGGAATTGATAAGGATGCTTGGACCGCAGTAGAAGAAGGTTGGTCTGTTCCTATGATGATGACATAAGACAAAACTTTGGATCCTAAGCCAAAGTATAGGTGGACTGATCAAGAGAAGGCAGCATCGAAATTCAACTCTAAAGCACTCACTGCGATCTTCTCTGCAGTTGATCTGGATCAGTTCAAAATCATCCAAGGTTGTGAATATGCTAAAAAGGCATGGGACATTTTGGTCAATCACTTTGAAGGAAATACTAACGTGCGGAGAACAAGAATTGACCATTTagcttcaaaatttgaaaacctTCGGATGGGTGATGATGAACCAATTGACGGATTCATCTCAAAAATCAGTGAACTTGCTAGCGAAGCTTCAATTCTTGAAAAGAAATATGACGAGCATGATTTGGTGAAGAAGCTGCAAAGATGTCTACCTCCACGGTTTGAGGCATATAAGGCAGTACTGGATATAGCCGTTAATACTGATTAGATGAAATTTAACCAACTGTCTGGTATTTTGAAGGTTCACAATCTGGAGAAAACTAATCGAACCTCAAACTCTCAAAAGAGTATCGCGTTTGTAGCTGACTCTAAAGAGCAGGATCGAGTCACTAAGGTTGAAGAAAACTTAGGATTTATGTCGAAACTTCAACAAGTTCATCAAACGAATGGAGAAAGGAGGAAATCGCTCTAACTCACTGTTCCAGAGAATGAATCAGATCGTAACAGCTCTAGGCATGATTCAAAGAACACTAAGAAAAAAGAAGTTGCAATGCCATGAATGCGAAGGTTTCGGGCATTACCGCAATGAGTGTCCTCTAGCTAAACGAAAAGAGCTGAAGTGCATTGACTGTAAGGGTTTTGGTCACACTCGAAGTGAATGTCCTAACAATCTAAAAAAGGACAAGTCACTCATGTGTTTCAGTGATACAGACTCAGAGAGTGATAGCGATGGAGACGAGCTACATATAAACTTCATGGCACTTGTCTGTAAGGAAGAAGAACCAAAACTAAGTTCAGCCGTGGAAGAGGATGAAGATGATTTCAACCACGATCTTGAAATAGAATACAAGTCTCTGTTTGACAAATTCGCAGAACTTAGTCATGAGAACTTGCAACTACTGAAAGATAAGGCTATGCTAAAAGCTCAGGTGAACATCCTGGAATTGGAGAAACCCTCTGAACATGATGCTGAATTATCAATACTGAAAGACTCGGATCAAGAGATGATGTCACTAAAGAGAGCAATGACTGAACAAGAAAGGGTGCAAAAACAGTTTGAGCTGAAAATATCTCATCTGAGTGATCAACTAACCAAGGAGATGGACAAGAGCAAACTGCTGGAAAACCAACTCGCTGATAACCTCAAGAAAGTGAGAATGCTCACGACCGGCACCACAACTCTAGATCATCTTCTCACCGTTGGCCAGTGTCCTAGTAGCAATTGGGGATTAGATTTTCAAGGTTCTACATCCAAATCTGCTGAAGAAACCGTCTTTGTGAAAGGAGGTTTGAAAGGAAAAGAAGTCAAAATATTGGATGAGATTCAGGCTGATAATCTGAAAGGTCGAGATCCGAAGAAGAAACCTACTACTCGACGAGGAAATGGGTGTCACTTCTGCGGAAAACATGGACATAACGTCAAGTATTGTTACTTTCGTAAGTATCAGTATCAATGAGCCTGGAGAATGAACCTTTGTCTTATGGAACCATCCTTGTATGGTCATGTCTGGATAGCAAAGCGAGATCTGTACCCGAACTACAAACAGAGAGCCCCGACTGTCTCACACAATAAGAAGAGTGAAACACGCACGAACACAGAACAGCCTATCGTTTGCAACTTCGCGAGATTGTCCACTGAAACTAAATTAGTTAAGCAACGTCGCTTACACAAGTTCAGATTCCAACTCACAGTTTGATACACTGTGGTACTTTGATAGTGGCTGCTCAAAACACATGACAGGAAATCAAGATTTCTTTTAGAAGCTCGGGTACCTCAAAGGAGGCAAAGCGACATTCGGTGATGGTACGAGGAGTGAAGGAACTGGAAAAAAATGTTCTACCTAGActcattaatgtattttatgtgGATGGCCTTAAGGCAAATCTCATCAGTGTTAGCCAACTTTGTGATGAAGGGTTATAAGTTATCTTCAACAGCACAGAATGTCGAGCAGTCGATGCTAAAGGGAATGTGGTTCTAAGCGGAGTGCGATCTGGAAAGAACTGCTACATATGGAAGCCATCACACTTGTGTTACACGGCAAAAGAGTCTAAGCTGGATCTTTGGCACAAGAAGCTTGGACAAATGAACACAAATGGTTTGACACGGCTAGTGAATGCTGAGGTTGTCAGGGGAGTCCCAGAACTTGAGAAACAAACAGACACCGTATGCGGAGGGTGCTGTCAAGGGAAACAAGTTAAGGTTCAGCACAAGCAGATTTCTGAAATCAGATCCAAGGGAATACTGGAGCTAGTGCATATGGATCTTATGGGACCTATCACGCCAGATAGTGTTGCTGGTAAAAGATATATCTTTGTCCTTGTAGATGATTTCTCTCGATACACTTGGGTAGACTTTCTGAGGAATAAATCAGATGCATTGGAGAGTTTTCGCATTCTGGCCCTACAACTTAAGCAGGAGAAAGGCGGCATTGTGCAGATCAAGAGTGATCATGGAGGGGGGTTTCAAAATGAAGAATTTGATAAGTTCTGTCACAGTCAAGGAATCCAACATAAGTATGCAGCCCCTAGaactcctcaacagaatggagtagtggaaaggaagaacagaacTCTGCAGGAAATGGCGAGAGCAATGCTTTGTGGAAACAGTGTTCCATCTGGTTTTTGGGCAGAGGCTATAGCTACTGCATGTTACGTTATCAATCGCGTGTATGTCAAGCCAAACACAAAAACTACCCCATATGAAGTGTTCAAAggaaaggctccaaacctcaaTCATATGCATGTCTTTGGTTGTCTATGCTACATCTTGAATGATAAAGATCATCTTGGAAAGTTCGATGCGAAAAGTAATGTTGGGATGTTTCTAGGATTTTCAACGAATAGCTCAGCGTACAGAGTATTTAATCAACGCACTAAGTTCATTGGAGATAACGTAAACGTTGTGTTCGATGACAGTATTGGTTTCTATCAAGCTCGAGTCACTCAGAACATTGAATGTGTCACACAGCCGGCTTCAGCATCCTCagaagtaaaaattaaaaacgagtCAGAAGAAGAGGATGATCAGACCGGGGAACAGCGTGTTGACCTGGATTGAGCCAAAGTGCATAAGAATCATTCGTCTGCCGATGTGATTGGTGGAGTGTTTGACGAGAGGGTCACAAGGAAGAAACAGATTGACTTCAAAGAAATGGTCAAGCTTGCTTGCTTCGTGGTGGAGATGAACGAACTTGAGTGTTTTGTATCCTTGATTGAACCTAAAATGTTTCAGGAAGCACTGAACGATGAGTTTTGGACAAAGTCTATGCATCTGGAGCTTGAGCAGTTTGATCGTTTACAAGTATGGGAGCTAGTTCCACGACCTGAGGGTGtgaacatcattaggactaaatggATCCACAAGAATAAGACTGATGAAATTGGGAATGTAGTCAGAAACAAATCCAGACTTGTGGGACAAGGCTACACACAAATTGAAGGTGTGGACTTTGATGAGACATTTGCTCCGGTTGCACGACTTGAGTCGATCAGACTGTTGTGCGGAATGGCATGCAATTTGCGGATTAAGCTATATCAAATGGATGTGAAAAGTGCTTTTCTGAATGGTGTGTTACAGGAAGAAGTATATGTCACATAACCGAAGGGTTTCGAGGATCCTCACTTCCTCGATCATGTCTACAAACTCAAGAAGGCACTGTATGGGCTTAAACAGGCTCCTCGAGCATGGTATGACCGACTGACAGAGTTTCTGACTCAGGCTGCGTTTCAACGAGGAGGAGTTGATAAAACCTTATTTATTGGAGAGAATGGAAGTGACATACTTATCATTCAagtctatgttgatgatatcatatTCGGAGGAACCTCTTAAGACATGGTTGATGAGTTTGTAAGAACTATGACCAAGGAGTTCGAGATGAGTATGGTGGGCGAGTTAAGCTATTTTCTTGGACTGCAAGTCAAACAACTTGATGATGGAATCACGGTATCACAAAGCACATATGCTAAGAATCTTATTAAAAGATTTGGGATGCAGACGAGTAAGACATCATACACTCCGATGAGCACAACTACGAAATTATCACGAGATGATGATGGGAAACCGGTCGATGAAAAGCTGTATAGAGCTATGATAGGGAGTCTGCTCTACCTTACTGCAAGTCGACCTGATCTGTGTCTGAGTGTAGGTATCTGTGCGCGATATCAAGTATGTCCCAAGGAATCACATATGAATGTAGTTAAACGCATTATAAAATATGTGAAAGGTACGCTGGACTTTGGTCTACATTATACCTTTGAAACTAACGTGAATCTTGCAGGGTTCTGTGATGCTGACTGGGCAGGATGTCTGGATGATAGACATAGCACATCAGGTGGATGTTTATTCCTTGAAAATAACTTGGTAGCGTGGCATAGCAAGAAGCAAAactgtgtttctctctctctaccgcCGAGGCTGAGTATATCGCCCTAGGAAGCTGTTTCACTCAGTTACTTTGGATGCGACAAATGCTCGTGGACTATGGTATTATTTCTGACCCTATGCTAGTCCATTGTGATAATATGAGTGCCATAAATTTGTCTAAAAATCCGGTTCAGCATTCGCGTACCAAACATGTTGACATTAGGCATCACTTTGTGAGAGAGTTGGTGAGATGAAAATTGTCATCTTGGAGCATGTACCAATGAAAAGACAACTGACTGATTTATTCACCAAACCTCTGGATTATAAAGCATTCCTCAGCCttcaaaaggccttgggaattGTGAATCTCTAAATAAGTCATGTCAGAAGAAGAGAGCCCTTGTACATATGTGTTACTACATGTTACTGCGTCATCACCACTCTAAAACCTTGAGGCAACAAGTTCAACTGCATAACCTGTTTCGTCTATCCCCTAAACATTACAGTCTTTTGATTGCTGATGAAAGACACTCATCTTGGATCAGGATGCTGCAACATTTTCGGTCTGAGTATTGATCACTGTCTGGATTGAATGAGGAAACACAGCAGAGACTGAGTGAAACAAGGAAGAGGAGAAAAAGGTGTAATATCTCACACACTCACAATATTGATTAATACAAGAATGAATCAAAATAAGTAAATCCTGGAATAATGGATACTCATTTTGGAGCTGGATGTCGCAACATTTAGTCTCTGATTTCGATCACTGTTCGGACTAGGCAGAGTTGATGTTGACTCGTTGGGATAGCTCAGCTTGGAGCAAGGTGTAGCCCCACTTTGACTCTAATATTGATAACTATTTCACTCAGTTGAGGTGACAAACAGACTCTTGTAGAAACAACAAAAAGTATATTATTTCGGTCGAGATGAAGGGACAAACTCGCAAGATGTATACACTTTGTTTCCGGATAATACAAAGTGATGTGATGTAGGGGTTAAGATGTGAACGATTTACGCGGAATGATCTTGTCTGTGACAGCTACTCGGCTGAGAAACAGCTACAGACTTGGGTTGTCCTCACTGATTTTGCCTAAAGTTTCCTTTTGGTGACTTAAGTACTGGTAGGAAGCAACCGTTAGCTCTCTTATGGACACAAAAGGCATCTATGAGTATGCCCTGCAGCAAGTTGTAAAAGTCAGTGTCTGTCAGTTGATGCATTGCTCACTAGAGTTATGATGATCGGTTACACTAACTCTCTCGCGAACATAAGTGATGCTATCACATGGTTTGAATAAATTTTGATCTTGATTTGAAACTTTAAGTTATTGTTAATCCTTTATGGGTAATATCTTTTGGGCCTTTTTTTGTGTTATTAACAGGCCTTATAAGTGTGATTAGGGTTTGCATTTGTGACTTAAAAGGAATCGGCTAGCTCAAGTGTCACACTTCCCTTCTCTTGGCCGATACACTCTCTCACCAGCGACATGCAACCAGCAAGAAGAAGCTCGCGTCTCTCTAAGCTCAAGCCAGCTGAAACCTATCCTCTACAAGGCTCAATCTCAGCCTCGATGAACTCTCACGACATTCCTTCGGGATCGAGATCTTCCTCTCGCAAGCGGCTTCGTCATCGTGGTTCAGCGGTTAATACCTCACCTCCCCTGGTGCATGTTGAGCTAGAGGTCAAATCTCTCTCGGAAGATGAATCCTCCGATGACAACTCCGATCCTCCTCTAGTTGCGGCTCTAACCCCGGAAAATCAAACTAAAGAACAGAGATATGAAGAGAGTCGAAGCGTCTATCAAACTAAGGCTCAACACTACCCCGAATTGCTGCGACCACCAAGACTTCCAATGACAGCCAAGTTCATCTCGATGGTGGCGGCTGATAGGTTCAAGGATCTTCGAGGAAGGAAGTTCATCACTCAGCAATGTATCTCCCTCACGGACGACAATCTCTCCGATGTACTGAAGGTTGTTACCGAAGCTGGTTTGATCCACACTCTCACTGATATCGATCCGTTTCAGCCAAATGTGGTAAGAGAGTTCATTGCTAATCTTCCGGATACTCAAGAACGAGATGACGGAGTAGCTGTGTATGTCCGAGGTTCGCTCGTTGATTTCTCTCCGAGCTTGATTAATGTTGTTTATTGCATTCCTGGGTTTGAAGA
Protein-coding regions in this window:
- the LOC106426541 gene encoding uncharacterized protein LOC106426541 — translated: MEKGGNRSNSLFQRMNQIVTALGMIQRTLRKKKLQCHECEGFGHYRNECPLAKRKELKCIDCKGFGHTRSECPNNLKKDKSLMCFSDTDSESDSDGDELHINFMALVCKEEEPKLSSAVEEDEDDFNHDLEIEYKSLFDKFAELSHENLQLLKDKAMLKAQVNILELEKPSEHDAELSILKDSDQEMMSLKRAMTEQERVQKQFELKISHLSDQLTKEMDKSKLLENQLADNLKKVRMLTTGTTTLDHLLTVGQCPSSNWGLDFQGSTSKSAEETVFVKGGLKGKEVKILDEIQADNLKGRDPKKKPTTRRGNGCHFCGKHGHNVKYCYFQCRAVDAKGNVVLSGVRSGKNCYIWKPSHLCYTAKESKLDLWHKKLGQMNTNGLTRLVNAEVVRGVPELEKQTDTVCGGCCQGKQVKVQHKQISEIRSKGILELVHMDLMGPITPDSVAGKRYIFVLVDDFSRYTWVDFLRNKSDALESFRILALQLKQEKGGIVQIKSDHGGGFQNEEFDKFCHSQGIQHKYAAPRTPQQNGVVERKNRTLQEMARAMLCGNSVPSGFWAEAIATACYVINRVYVKPNTKTTPYEVFKGKAPNLNHMHVFGCLCYILNDKDHLGKFDAKSNVGMFLGFSTNSSAYRVFNQRTKFIGDNVNVVFDDSIGFYQARVTQNIECVTQPASASSEVKIKNESEEEDDQTGEQRVDLD